Proteins co-encoded in one Halorussus lipolyticus genomic window:
- a CDS encoding PAS domain S-box protein — MAERARSGAAFWADADDAEALERYRTLVNAIDDGIYQLDPDGRFVAVNDVITETTGYDREELVGSHVSMLLDAEAVSAIEREIERRLSDASDKPETFEFSVRTADGDRVPCELRLNLLVSGGEFRGSIGVVRDVSDRKRTERTLTERERQLARESDLNDRILEASPVGIVVVDSDREVVRVNERGRRLLGISEDERDGFSPADRPTYDEEGRPIPPDEYPSARAFETGEAVYDRTLQIERPDGERRWLSVNAVPITDADGEVDRVITTGEDVTDLKERERRLKGELEDVFGRVTDAFYALDDDWKFTHANEHAEDLIDYQDEGLVGRNFWDVFEWATDSKLGDEYRTAMETQEQTSFEFYYPEPLEAWYEVHAYPSETGLSVYFRDITDRKRRERELEESERRYRTLIENFPNGAVALVDEDFRYVTFGGTPEGDADVTSDELEGRHLREGLPEELADVVAPHYEAALDGETATFEETIDGKIYQFYFLPVRDADGEVFAALGMSQDVTEREKYRNRLEASERRYRTLVENFPNGIVTLFDRDLRYTLAEGRGFEEIPVEPDDLEGEHFQDVWNETTAEDIRPAFESALDGEERSVELEYVGREWVVRAVPITDERGEVFAGMTMAQDITEQKRQERELREAKSQLEAATEAGAVGTWEWHIEDDKMVTGASFARTFGVDPESARDGVSLDRFIDAIHEDDRERVEQEIDRVLETCGEYEEEYRVTDAEGNLRWVVARGTVECDDEGNPVTFPGALADITKRKRAEQELEEHRRQLETLFEVLPVGVVVADEDGRLVEANEAAKEIWGGDVFDAECVTDYDRYRGWWADTGEPVAADEWTMARVLDGEEVSDPDIYEIATADGESRTIMVHGMPVRDEKGEVVRGVVTQTDITDRREYRRQLEASERRYRALAENFPDGGVGVYDRNLTYTLVTGTMWDDIEPDAEEIEGNHAEDVLPPGTWDDVEPLFRSALDGETGSVVSTLGGRTYRVWATPLRDADGEIRAGQSFALDITEQIEREQKLEETVEKLEESNERLESFASMLAHELRNPVTIGQIYSQQLPEGDSSEAVEYVTEAFDRIEDMINVMLVLTRGREAVGESTLVSLSEMARDAWAGIDAPEAEIEVNADGVTPADETYIQHLLRNLFENAVQHGGDDVTVEIGDLPTGFYVADDGCGIPPEDRETVFEAGFTTAANEGGTGLGLAFVEELADVYEWSVSVTESEAGGARFEFRNVDLVASA, encoded by the coding sequence ATGGCTGAACGGGCTAGGTCCGGCGCGGCGTTCTGGGCGGACGCCGACGACGCGGAGGCCCTCGAACGTTATCGAACGCTGGTAAACGCGATAGACGACGGTATCTACCAACTCGACCCCGACGGACGATTCGTCGCGGTCAACGACGTGATAACCGAGACGACGGGCTACGACCGCGAGGAGCTAGTCGGGTCCCACGTCTCGATGCTCCTCGACGCCGAGGCCGTCTCGGCTATCGAGCGCGAAATCGAGCGCCGCCTCTCCGACGCGAGCGACAAGCCCGAGACGTTCGAGTTCTCGGTTCGGACCGCCGACGGCGACCGGGTGCCCTGCGAGTTACGACTCAACCTGCTGGTCTCGGGTGGCGAGTTTCGGGGGAGTATCGGCGTCGTCCGCGACGTGAGCGACCGCAAGCGAACCGAGCGCACCCTCACCGAGCGCGAGCGCCAACTCGCCCGAGAGAGCGACCTGAACGACCGCATCCTCGAAGCCAGTCCCGTCGGCATTGTGGTGGTCGATTCCGACCGCGAGGTCGTCCGGGTCAACGAACGCGGCAGGCGACTCCTCGGAATCTCCGAGGACGAGCGCGACGGGTTCTCCCCCGCCGACAGGCCGACCTACGACGAGGAGGGCCGACCGATTCCACCCGACGAGTATCCCTCCGCCCGAGCGTTCGAGACCGGCGAAGCGGTGTACGACCGGACGCTCCAAATCGAGCGCCCGGACGGCGAGCGCCGCTGGCTTTCGGTCAACGCGGTCCCCATCACCGACGCCGACGGCGAAGTGGACCGAGTTATCACCACCGGCGAGGACGTGACCGACCTCAAGGAGCGCGAGCGCCGACTGAAGGGGGAACTCGAAGACGTGTTTGGCCGGGTCACAGACGCCTTCTACGCGCTCGACGACGATTGGAAGTTTACCCACGCCAACGAACACGCCGAGGACCTCATCGACTATCAGGACGAGGGCCTCGTGGGTCGAAACTTCTGGGACGTGTTCGAGTGGGCGACCGACTCGAAACTCGGCGACGAGTACCGGACCGCGATGGAGACCCAAGAACAGACTTCCTTCGAGTTCTACTACCCAGAACCCCTCGAAGCGTGGTACGAGGTCCACGCATACCCCTCCGAGACCGGCCTGTCGGTGTACTTCCGGGACATCACCGACCGCAAGCGCAGAGAGCGCGAACTCGAGGAGTCCGAGCGACGGTATCGCACCCTCATCGAGAATTTCCCGAACGGCGCAGTCGCCCTCGTGGACGAGGACTTCCGCTACGTCACCTTCGGTGGCACGCCCGAGGGAGACGCCGACGTGACGAGCGACGAACTGGAAGGCCGGCATCTTCGAGAAGGCTTGCCCGAGGAACTCGCGGATGTCGTCGCCCCTCACTACGAGGCCGCCCTCGACGGCGAAACCGCGACATTCGAGGAGACCATCGACGGGAAGATTTACCAGTTTTACTTCCTCCCGGTCAGGGACGCCGACGGCGAGGTGTTCGCCGCCCTCGGCATGTCCCAAGACGTGACCGAGCGCGAGAAGTACCGGAACCGACTCGAAGCCTCCGAGCGCCGGTATCGGACGTTGGTCGAGAACTTCCCGAACGGCATCGTGACGCTGTTCGACCGCGACCTCAGATACACCCTCGCAGAGGGGAGAGGGTTCGAGGAGATACCGGTCGAACCCGACGACCTCGAAGGCGAACACTTCCAAGACGTGTGGAACGAGACCACCGCAGAAGACATCCGACCGGCGTTCGAGTCGGCGCTCGACGGCGAGGAGCGGTCGGTCGAACTCGAATACGTCGGTCGGGAGTGGGTGGTTCGGGCGGTCCCCATCACCGACGAACGCGGGGAGGTGTTCGCCGGGATGACGATGGCCCAAGACATCACCGAGCAGAAACGACAGGAGCGCGAACTCCGCGAGGCCAAGTCCCAACTCGAAGCGGCGACCGAGGCCGGTGCAGTCGGCACGTGGGAGTGGCACATCGAGGACGACAAGATGGTCACGGGGGCCTCGTTCGCCAGAACGTTCGGCGTGGACCCCGAGTCGGCCCGCGACGGCGTGTCGCTCGACAGGTTCATCGACGCGATTCACGAGGACGACCGAGAGCGCGTCGAACAGGAAATCGACCGCGTGCTGGAGACCTGCGGAGAGTACGAGGAGGAGTACCGCGTCACGGACGCCGAGGGCAACCTCCGGTGGGTCGTCGCCCGCGGAACCGTCGAGTGCGACGACGAGGGCAACCCCGTCACCTTCCCCGGTGCGCTCGCCGACATCACCAAGCGAAAGCGCGCCGAGCAGGAACTCGAAGAACACCGCCGACAACTCGAAACCCTGTTCGAGGTCCTGCCGGTCGGCGTCGTGGTCGCGGACGAAGACGGGCGACTCGTCGAGGCCAACGAGGCCGCGAAGGAGATTTGGGGCGGCGACGTGTTCGACGCCGAGTGCGTCACCGACTACGACCGCTACCGGGGTTGGTGGGCCGACACCGGCGAACCGGTCGCCGCCGACGAGTGGACGATGGCCCGCGTCCTCGACGGCGAGGAGGTGAGCGACCCCGACATCTACGAGATAGCGACGGCCGACGGCGAGAGTCGCACCATCATGGTCCACGGGATGCCGGTCCGAGACGAGAAGGGCGAGGTGGTCCGCGGAGTGGTTACCCAGACCGACATCACCGACCGGCGTGAGTACCGCAGGCAACTGGAGGCCTCCGAGCGCCGGTACCGCGCGCTCGCCGAGAACTTCCCGGACGGGGGCGTCGGCGTCTACGACCGGAATCTGACGTACACGCTCGTCACCGGCACGATGTGGGACGACATCGAACCCGACGCCGAGGAAATCGAGGGCAACCACGCCGAAGATGTGCTTCCGCCGGGGACGTGGGACGACGTGGAACCGCTGTTCCGGTCCGCGCTCGACGGCGAGACGGGAAGCGTCGTCTCTACGCTCGGCGGTCGGACCTACCGGGTGTGGGCGACACCGCTCCGTGACGCGGACGGCGAGATTCGGGCGGGACAGAGCTTCGCGCTCGACATCACCGAGCAAATCGAACGCGAGCAGAAACTCGAGGAGACCGTCGAGAAACTCGAGGAGTCCAACGAGCGTCTCGAAAGTTTCGCCAGCATGCTGGCCCACGAACTCCGGAACCCCGTCACCATCGGTCAAATCTACAGCCAGCAACTCCCCGAGGGCGACTCGTCCGAAGCGGTCGAGTACGTCACCGAGGCGTTCGACCGCATCGAGGACATGATAAACGTCATGCTGGTGCTGACCAGAGGCAGAGAGGCCGTCGGCGAGAGTACGCTGGTTTCGCTCTCCGAGATGGCGCGGGACGCGTGGGCCGGGATAGACGCCCCTGAGGCCGAAATCGAGGTCAACGCCGACGGCGTGACGCCCGCCGACGAGACCTACATCCAGCACCTCCTCAGAAATCTGTTCGAGAACGCGGTCCAGCACGGCGGCGACGACGTGACCGTCGAAATCGGCGACCTCCCCACGGGGTTCTACGTGGCCGACGACGGGTGTGGAATCCCGCCCGAGGACCGAGAGACCGTCTTCGAGGCCGGATTCACCACCGCGGCGAACGAGGGCGGGACCGGTCTCGGCCTCGCGTTCGTCGAGGAGTTGGCCGACGTCTACGAATGGTCGGTGTCCGTGACCGAGAGCGAGGCGGGCGGCGCGCGCTTCGAGTTCCGAAACGTGGACCTCGTGGCGTCGGCGTAG
- a CDS encoding ATP-dependent DNA helicase, whose amino-acid sequence MAETNGYMRFFPYDQPYDNQKEAMDRIYNSFTREQDVLFEGACGTGKTLSSLVPALEYAREENKTVVITTNVHQQMRQFVEEARAITREEPIRAVVFRGKGSMCHIDVGFEECQVLRDNTYEVVDAERDLEELEDRQEELLEASQEGDERAAEARSAVMDELEQVQERVEGLDEQNTCEYYYNNLVGDNDEFYSWLYDDVRTPDDIYEYAEQQTLCGYELLKDGMEGVDLVVCNYHHLLDPMIREQFFRWLDRDPEDVITIFDEAHNVEDTAREHATRTLTENTLDSALDELEDSDDARAEPAYNVISAFRRALEATYEDNFGFGDRERVGGDWEDISIANDDKRDDLTLEFLQQYTGKGIDTELELAVHLGKELDDEYEEAYKNGESTTRQECQTLQSATFIQSFMDESAELGQYPVVSVRRDEATEEVYGRAELYTCIPREVTQDLFEEVYATVLMSATLRPFDVISDVLGLEDPVEMAYGLQFPEENRRTFTVETPALFSSERDNPETQEAIAGVLEDTVEFTAGNTLLFFPSYAEAERYYDRLSRELDANLLMDEPGTSVEDLRQRFVASDDAALFTSLWGTLAEGVSFDGDDARTVVVVGVPYPHLNDRMEAVQEAYDRTFADRSGRDSGWEYAVEIPTIRKTRQALGRVIRAPEDFGVRVLVDKRYTEAGAKEMGKYSVRDTFPVEERREMLDVAADKLKFAMLNFYTDNGAWDGEPPTP is encoded by the coding sequence GTGGCAGAGACGAACGGGTACATGCGGTTCTTCCCCTACGACCAGCCCTACGACAACCAGAAGGAGGCCATGGACCGAATCTACAACTCCTTCACCCGCGAGCAGGACGTGCTGTTCGAGGGGGCCTGCGGAACTGGCAAGACTCTCTCGTCGCTCGTCCCGGCACTGGAGTATGCCCGCGAGGAGAACAAGACGGTGGTCATCACGACCAACGTCCACCAGCAGATGCGCCAGTTCGTGGAAGAAGCGCGGGCCATCACCCGCGAGGAGCCGATTCGGGCGGTCGTCTTCCGAGGGAAAGGGTCGATGTGTCACATCGACGTGGGGTTCGAGGAGTGCCAAGTCCTGCGGGACAACACCTACGAGGTCGTAGACGCCGAGCGGGACCTCGAAGAACTGGAGGACCGACAGGAGGAACTCCTCGAAGCAAGCCAAGAGGGCGACGAGCGCGCCGCCGAGGCCCGGAGCGCGGTCATGGACGAGTTAGAGCAGGTCCAAGAGCGCGTCGAAGGGTTAGACGAGCAGAACACCTGCGAGTACTACTACAACAACCTCGTGGGCGACAACGACGAGTTCTACTCGTGGCTCTACGACGACGTTCGCACCCCCGACGACATCTACGAGTACGCCGAACAGCAGACCCTCTGTGGCTACGAACTCCTCAAGGACGGGATGGAGGGCGTCGATTTGGTGGTCTGCAACTACCACCACCTGCTGGACCCGATGATACGCGAGCAGTTCTTCCGGTGGTTGGACCGCGACCCCGAGGACGTAATCACCATCTTCGACGAGGCCCACAACGTCGAGGACACGGCCCGAGAACACGCCACCCGGACCCTGACCGAGAACACCCTCGACTCGGCGCTGGACGAGTTAGAGGATTCGGACGACGCCAGAGCCGAACCCGCCTACAACGTCATTTCGGCCTTCCGCCGGGCGCTCGAAGCGACCTACGAGGACAATTTCGGCTTCGGCGACCGGGAGCGCGTCGGGGGCGATTGGGAGGACATCTCCATCGCCAACGACGACAAGCGCGACGACCTGACGCTCGAATTCCTCCAGCAGTACACCGGCAAGGGCATCGACACCGAACTCGAACTGGCGGTCCACCTCGGCAAGGAACTGGACGACGAGTACGAGGAGGCCTACAAAAACGGCGAATCGACCACTCGACAGGAGTGCCAGACCCTTCAGTCTGCGACGTTCATCCAGTCGTTCATGGACGAGAGCGCCGAACTGGGCCAGTACCCCGTGGTCTCGGTTCGGCGCGACGAGGCAACCGAGGAGGTGTACGGCCGGGCGGAACTCTACACCTGCATCCCCAGAGAGGTCACCCAAGACCTGTTCGAGGAGGTGTACGCCACGGTCCTGATGAGCGCGACCCTCCGGCCCTTCGACGTGATTTCGGACGTGCTGGGACTGGAAGACCCCGTGGAGATGGCCTACGGTCTCCAGTTCCCGGAGGAGAACCGCCGGACGTTCACCGTCGAGACGCCCGCCCTCTTTTCCAGCGAGCGCGACAACCCCGAGACGCAGGAAGCCATCGCGGGCGTCCTCGAAGATACCGTGGAGTTCACCGCCGGGAACACCCTGCTGTTCTTCCCGAGTTACGCCGAGGCCGAACGCTACTACGACCGCCTCTCGCGCGAACTCGACGCAAACCTCCTGATGGACGAACCCGGCACCTCCGTCGAGGACCTGCGCCAGCGATTCGTCGCCAGCGACGACGCCGCGCTGTTCACCTCGTTGTGGGGCACCCTCGCCGAGGGCGTGAGTTTCGACGGCGACGACGCCCGGACCGTCGTCGTGGTCGGCGTGCCCTACCCCCACCTCAACGACCGGATGGAGGCCGTACAGGAGGCCTACGACCGGACGTTCGCCGACCGGTCGGGCCGGGATTCGGGGTGGGAGTACGCCGTCGAGATTCCGACGATTCGCAAGACGCGCCAAGCCCTCGGTCGGGTGATTCGCGCCCCCGAGGACTTCGGGGTCCGCGTGCTGGTTGACAAGCGATACACCGAGGCCGGCGCGAAGGAGATGGGCAAGTACAGCGTCCGAGACACCTTCCCGGTCGAGGAGCGCAGAGAGATGTTAGACGTGGCGGCGGACAAACTCAAGTTCGCCATGCTCAACTTCTACACCGACAACGGCGCGTGGGACGGCGAACCGCCGACGCCGTAG
- a CDS encoding winged helix-turn-helix domain-containing protein — translation MVSSYTEESPFVSLLGQPARTKLLAAFVSERGRDLNVSYVADLAGVARSTVYDNLDDLQELGVVEHTRDVGGSPMYQLNENNEIAEELVRLEGVTLNRLFEMDEE, via the coding sequence ATTGTCAGTTCCTATACCGAGGAGAGTCCTTTCGTCTCCCTTCTCGGGCAACCGGCCCGGACCAAACTTCTCGCCGCGTTCGTCAGCGAGCGAGGTCGAGACCTGAATGTGAGCTATGTCGCAGACCTCGCGGGCGTCGCCAGAAGCACCGTCTACGACAATCTCGATGACCTACAGGAACTCGGCGTCGTCGAACACACCCGCGATGTCGGCGGAAGCCCGATGTACCAATTGAACGAAAATAATGAGATTGCGGAGGAATTAGTCAGACTAGAAGGCGTGACGCTGAATCGACTGTTCGAGATGGACGAGGAGTAA